The stretch of DNA ACAGCGGGCCGCACCGAACGGATCGGCACACACGCCCGTGGGGGTGAACACCGGGAAGTTTTGCAGCAGGCCGTAATAGACCCACCAGTTACCAGTGAAGGCCCCCACCATGCCCGGAATGATCGCGGTGATCGTGAGGGCAGCCCAGTAGGGGGGGGCGATGCGAACGAACCGGCGTCGCCCGTAGTCACGGAAGGGGGTACGAGGAGTACGCGCCACGCGTGCCTGCACGAACGGCCGGTAGAGAAGAAAGGCTGACAGGACGAAAAAAAACGGAACGCCGATGTCTAGGTGAGCAAAGAAGCGCCCATACCCAGGATTGTCCTGGGCCTTGGACCAGAGTGATGTGTGGACCAGGAGAATCGACATCGCGGCAATGCCACGAAGCGGATCGAGCAGCGGGAACTGGTGTGCCCCTACCGCTTTTTCATCACTCACCCGCTGCCCCTTTCCTCACTGAGCCGACGCCGGGAGGGAAGCCGCAGCATACCGCTCGGGCCCAGCGTGCCTTACTCCGGGATCCGCCTTCGCCACCCACTAACCGAGGCACCGACCGAGGCCATCACACCCCACTAGGCTGAGGGTCGCTAAATCGCATGAAAGCTGGCGCCGTGCCACACTTTCACCTGCTTGGCTCCGCCGCATGGGCAAGCCTGTCGAACGGGGTGGCATCGATGAAACGAACCGGCGAGCGTGTCCTCACCGCGGCGGGCGGATTCAACCCAACCTGGCAACGTCATGTGGCCGCCTATGCCCTCGCCGACGGCTTCCTTCCCCAAGGGCGTCTGCTTGATGTTGGTTGTGGGATCGGCCACAGCTACCACTTGTTGGCTCCCCGGGAGACGGTGGGCTTGGACATCTCGCCCGGTGCCCTCGAGGGCCAGCAACGGGAGACCGTCGTCGCCGACATGCGCGAATTGCCCTTCGAAGACGGCGAGTTCGCCGCCGTGCTCTCGGTGCAGTCGATGGAACACGTTCCCGACCCCGAACGGGTGGTGGCCGAGGTGGCCCGGGTACTGGAGCCCGGGGGTACCGCCATGTTCGTCACCCCCAACCGGCTCACCCTCGGCCGACCCGACGAGATCATCGATCCGTACCATTTCCGCGAGTTTGACCATGCCGAACTCAAGGAAGTGTGCGAGGAGTATTTCCCCCAGGTGGAAATCCACGGGTTGTTCGGATCACCTCGCTACATGGAGATTGTGCTGGAGGAAAGGGCGAAACTCGATCGTCTCCTCGCCAAAGACCCGCTCCGCCTGCGCCGCCTCGTACCCATCCGCACCAAGCAGTGGCTCTACGACGCGGTACTGCTCAGAAACCGTGAGAAACCCGACCCTCGGGCGGCGGCCATCGAGGTGAGCGACTTCTTTCTCGCCGACACCGACCTCCCCGAAGCACTCGACGTCTGCGCCGTTTGTCGCCGAGCCGCCGCGTGAGCTCAGCGGCTCCGGTTCCCACTGCCGTCGATTGCATCTGGTGCCGTCGGCCATTCGACAATCGGTCCACCCACCTCACCTTGCGCACCCGCTGCGCCTCTTGTGGGGCGGCCACCACCGACCCGCCGCCCACCGATGACGAGCTGGCCGCCGCCTACGGCGACTGGTACCGGCCTCCGGCCGAACGACGTTTCTTCTTCGCCGCCGATGCC from Acidimicrobiia bacterium encodes:
- a CDS encoding class I SAM-dependent methyltransferase; translation: MKAGAVPHFHLLGSAAWASLSNGVASMKRTGERVLTAAGGFNPTWQRHVAAYALADGFLPQGRLLDVGCGIGHSYHLLAPRETVGLDISPGALEGQQRETVVADMRELPFEDGEFAAVLSVQSMEHVPDPERVVAEVARVLEPGGTAMFVTPNRLTLGRPDEIIDPYHFREFDHAELKEVCEEYFPQVEIHGLFGSPRYMEIVLEERAKLDRLLAKDPLRLRRLVPIRTKQWLYDAVLLRNREKPDPRAAAIEVSDFFLADTDLPEALDVCAVCRRAAA